Part of the Tolypothrix sp. PCC 7910 genome, TAATATCCATCTTGACCCAATTTCAATACAGCAGTCACAGCATGATAAACGCGCTTACCATCAACATGAATGCGGGCGCTGATTGCTGGAAGTAATTGTGGATATTCATATTCTAATTGCACATCTGCGGCAGGAAGGCGACGCAATTTTAGACCTTGTTCCCATGCTACGCCTCCCTTAGCTGTTAAATCTAGCCACAACAAGCAAGTAGCGCTATTATCAGGAGTTGTATTATTTTCTCCAGGCTGTTTTACTTGACCTATTTGTGAATCTAATAAAATTTGGGCTGTTAGCTGGCGTATTGGTAGGGGCAAAAATTTAGGTTTAATGCTACCAGAATATCCTTGTTTGGTAATTTCTTTCAGCCATTTTGCTTGTAATTCTTCCCAAGCTTGAGGGCTTAAATTAGGGTTTTTTGTCAGTGTAAAATTAACATGACCACCAGTAATATTATCTTTTTCCGCTTGCCATTGATGAAAGATGGTTAAACCAACTTGATAGCGTTGATTTTCTAAATTAATTGCAAGTTGCGGTTGAAGAGGAATATAGAGAATTACATCAGCTTGTGTACTTTCCCACAAGCGAAAATTATCAATATCCCACTTTAAACCCGATGGTGATACACCAATTTCTGATTGTAAGGTAGATGGCATAATTGGGTAATGGATAATGGGTAAATAGGTAATGGGGTCAAGGAATAATTTACTGATTAATCTTGACTCCCAGACCTAACCCTTGGCTGATAACTAATAATTAGTATGAAGTTTTGCGAATAATAGCCTATGACAACTAAGAATTTTGGTTAATATAAGCAAACCAATTTTTAAAGTCTATTTAGTAGTTTTTAGGATTGTTGGTTTTTGCCAGTCGTTAATAGCTGTATTTAGTTTCTACACTTTTAATTCTGACAAAATTTAAATATCAAGCCATTACCCTCAAGGGTACTATTTGGTAAATCAGCTAAATGTGTTGTATCACTGCATTAAGGCTGTAAATAAAAAGGTTTCCCAGCTTTTGAGGTAAAGATATCGGTTTCACCGCACTCATACTCTGTAGGCGTGAATTGAGTGAAAGCTGTTATTAATTGCTCCTCCCATGAGTTTCATCAAAGTGTTGCGTAACGCTACAGCGTAGCGATTCTCTAATTCGCCCATCTTCCCCGATCGCAAAGACTGTTCCACAATCGATTTAGTCCGCGTAAAGCGCTGTGACTCGTATTCTTGAAAGGCGGATGTGGGATTGGACTGTGCTTGTAAACACTTGGTAAGCACAATTGCGTCTTCTAATGCCATGCAAGCACCTTGCCCTAAGGTTGGTAGCATGGGGTGGGCTGCATCTCCTAGGAGTGTAATATTTTGCTTTCCCCAAGGACGAGAGGGAATGCGATCGTAAAGATCTGTTTTGAGGATATTGGCTTCATCTGTCGCCGCAATCAATTCTGGAATAGCGGGAAACCAATCTTGAAACATTACCTCTAGTTCTCTTTTGCGCCCCAGTGGTGAGTCTGGTTGTGCTGCTGGTGCTTTAGCTGCGGCGTACCAATACATGCGATTTTTACTCAAAATCATAAAACCGAAGGCTTTACCTAAACCAAAGAACTCTCTGATATAGCCAGAACGGTATTCCCTGGGAATGTCATCTGTGAGTCCTCGCCAGGTGGTAAAGTTGCGATAAATCGGTGGATTGTCACCCAATAGTAATGCTCTTACTCGCGATTTCAAACCATCAGCACCAATCAAAGCATCACCTGTAACCGTTAAGCCAGAGGCGAACTCAGCTTGAATTTTGTCTCCTGTCTGCTGAAATTGCTCAAAAATTTGTCCTAAGACGAATTTTTCTTTTGGGACATTACGCCAGAGTAGCGCGTGTAAATCAGCACGATGGATTCCCAGAACTGGTAAATCAAATTTATCAACATTGACGTTGACTAATTCCTTACCACTTTGGGAATTAAATTGATAATTGGTGATGCAATTACCTACAAGAATCGCATCTTCTAACAAGCCTAAATTTTTCAATACATGGGTAGCATTTGCCCACAGTGCAATTCCTGCACCGACTTCGCGTAACTCTGAGGTGCGTTCGTAAACAGTCACATCAAATCCAGCCTGATGCAGTGCTAAGGCTGTGGCTGCGCCGCCAATCCCTCCGCCAATGATGATAATTTTCTGGGTTGTCTGCATCATTTCTACTTTCTCTGAGTTGAAGAGACGCGATGAATTGCGTCTGTACAAGAGTCATCATTTATCGCCCCTGCCCCCTTGCCTAATCCCCAGTCACCAATCACCAGTCCCTATTACCGTTTCACGAGTGC contains:
- a CDS encoding FAD-dependent oxidoreductase; amino-acid sequence: MMQTTQKIIIIGGGIGGAATALALHQAGFDVTVYERTSELREVGAGIALWANATHVLKNLGLLEDAILVGNCITNYQFNSQSGKELVNVNVDKFDLPVLGIHRADLHALLWRNVPKEKFVLGQIFEQFQQTGDKIQAEFASGLTVTGDALIGADGLKSRVRALLLGDNPPIYRNFTTWRGLTDDIPREYRSGYIREFFGLGKAFGFMILSKNRMYWYAAAKAPAAQPDSPLGRKRELEVMFQDWFPAIPELIAATDEANILKTDLYDRIPSRPWGKQNITLLGDAAHPMLPTLGQGACMALEDAIVLTKCLQAQSNPTSAFQEYESQRFTRTKSIVEQSLRSGKMGELENRYAVALRNTLMKLMGGAINNSFHSIHAYRV